GGCTTCCGACTAGACGGAAAGTACTACTTGCCCACCGCTCGAAACCAGATTGTGCCGATCGACATCACCACCGGGCATCAAGATCAGCCGATTGAGGCGGTCGGCGAACTGGGCAACATGGTTTGCTACCAAGACTACGTGATTTCGGTCAGCCCTGAATACGTGACAGCTTACAAGCAGATTGATGCCTTGCGACGCGAAGTCACTGCTCGCTTGGAAACGAACCCAGACGATGCGGAAGCGCTGCGAATGCTTGGCAAGCTGCAAAAGCATGACGGTGATTTGGCCTTCGCCTTAGAGTCACTCCAGCGTTCCCTGGAACTGGAAGACGTCGAAGAAACACGCACGCAACTGGTCGCTACCGGTTTGGCTGCCTTAAACGAAGATTTCGTCAAGTTCCGCGATGTCGTGCCGCAGATGAACGAACTGGCCAGCACACTTGACGAAAAGATCTCATTAGCACGCCTGACCGCCCGAGGTTTGCATGGGGAAGGGAAGTTCAAGGAGGCACTGACGCACTACTTTGAGTTTCTCGATTTGACGGACGAATATCTCAATTCGCAAGTGGTGCCCAACGATCTGATCATTCGTGATTTTGCTCCCGAAATCGAGGTAACCGCCGACCGCTGGGCACGCGGCATGATTAGCCAGCTGTACGACGCGATGTCCCCCGAAGAGAAAACCCTGGCCAACGACGAAGTGCAGAAGCGACTGACGACACTGCTGGAAGGGGAAGGGGATCACACCAAGGCGTTAACTCGCTTTGTCGATCGCTTTCCACGCTTCCCAGTAACGACCGAGGCCCGCGTAGAATTAGCGTCGGACCACCTCGCTGCGGGCCGAGTCATGCAAGGCGAAGCAATCCTCCGGACATTGCTCACAGCCGAAGTCGCCGACGATCAAATCGCTCCGCTGATCTATCTGGAAGCGAAAGGTTTGAAACAAGCGGGCCTGACCGATGAGTCGGCCAAATGGTTCGCTCGGTTGTCCAACGATTACCCGAATGTCGCCGTTGATGGAAGTAAGACCGGCCGCCAGGTCGCCGCCCTCCAGCAATGGGATCCTGTGGCTTCCGCGATGGTACGTGGCAAGCCCCTTTGGCCCTATGCAGAAGCAACCGCCTCGGTAAAGGAAATCCCCAATGGTGGCTTCACGCGAGTTGATTACCCGATTCGCTTGCACGAGCAAAACAGCCAGATGCGGACCGACTATTCGATCTTGTTGGATAGCGACGCCAATCTGGTAATTGTCCGTGATGAGTTCGGCAATCCGGTGGTACGAATTCCTTTCACGCCGCAAAGTGGTCGCAAGCTATATCAGCCGCAGATCGGTGCGTTGCATGCCACGCAGATCGGGCACCTACTGATCTTGTCGCTCGGCAGTGAGCTTCAAGCATTTAACATGATGCCACGCCTTCCGAGCGATGACTCTTCGCGTCTTCTTTGGAATGCCGACTTACAGAACGGTCTTGGTGGAACCACCCGCCGCACCCGCGAGTTCGACGTCTATACGAAGAAGTCCAATCCGTTCGCCGATATGGAACGGACCGCTCGCGATGTGACAACGCACAAACCGATCGGCCAATTCGTTTGCAACGAAGATTTGATCTGCTACCAAGTCGGCTCGCGATTGTTCTGCCGCGATCCAGAGACGGGCGTGATCTACTGGGAACGAGACGGGATCGAGCTGGGCTGTGAATTAGTTCTGACCGGCAAACACATCATCGCAATTCCCGAAGACGAACAGTCACAGCGGGGCGAAGTTGGCCTGACGGTCAACGCCATGGTCCTCTCGGCCGACAACGGCGAGCTGCTGGACACGATTGAGCTGCCTAGCTCGGATCGCGTATGGACGATTCGCGAGGGCGTGGTTCTGGCCTGGGAGAAACTCCCCACCGAAGGCCCGCAAGGGCTGGAAGCGTTTGACGCGGTAACCGGCAAGAAAGTTTGGTCGCGTAGCTATGAAGCTGATTCCGCTACCAAGGGTGTTTTGCTGCAGCGGAAGCCAAGCCTGATCACGCTCGACAAGACCGGCCAATTGGAGGTGATCAACATCCCTGATGGAAAGGTGCTACACGAAAATGCGTTGGCACAGAAAGGGGAGGCTATCCAGCTGAAAGCTGTTGAATCCGACGATCAGTACCTGCTGGCCATTTATCGCGACATCAATCCACGACCTCACTTCCGTAGCATCCCGTACGACAATAGCGAGAAGCTGCTCCGCGGTGAAATCTACGCATTCAATTCAGAAACGAACGAGCCGCAGTGGGACAATCCAGCTTTGGTTCACGATAACTACCTGCTAGAGAGCTTCCAATCGAGTGGCCTACCCGTGATCGCGTTGGTAGCCCGATTGCATCGCCCCGATGCTCGCACGCCGCAAATGAATTCGGCCCTAGAGGTGTTGCTACTCGACAAACGAGACGGACGGGCGTTATATCGCCAAGAGTTCAGCGAGCTAAGTGTCACCTTCTCGTTGACCGGAAATCCGACCGACTCGTCGATCCAATTGAAACTCGCCACCCGCGAGATCACGCTGAACTTCGATCCCACGAAAGCCCCGGCTCCAGCCCCACCAGCGGCGACGGAGGTCGACTTTTCGTTCCCCGCCGGAGACGGAGAAGAGAAGAAATAACCCCCTACAAGAGGCCTTCGTGGCATTTCATTTATGTTGTGATTTCGCGCAGTACAAGTTACGATTAGCGTGTTAAAGTTTAACGATCCGGAAATCGATTCCGTGTCATAATCGCTTTAACCGCTTCTCCTCCTAGATCTCTCACAGAACGGAAAGAGCCTGGATGTCCGAATCAGAGTTCGCCGAATCGGCGATCGAGAAAATATCTGTCGCGCGTACGCGGATCTTAGATCAACTGGGCCAGGTCATCGTTGGCCAATCGGAGGTGATCGAGGAACTGCTGATCTGCTTGATGAGTCGGGGCCATTGCCTTCTGGAAGGTGCCCCAGGTCTGGCGAAGACGCTCATGATCAGCACGCTTTCCAAAGTGCTTGAGCTGAGCTTCAGCCGTATCCAATTCACGCCTGACTTAATGCCGGCGGACATCACCGGAACGGAAATCATCGAGGAAAACAAGACGACCGGGAACCGCGAATTCCGCTTCCTGCAAGGTCCGCTCTTCTCGCACGTGATTCTAGCGGATGAAATCAACCGTACGCCTCCGAAAACGCAGGCGGCGCTGCTAGAAGCGATGCAGGAACGAACAGTAACCGTCGGGCGAGTTCGCCATGAGTTGGCCGACCCGTTTTTCGTGCTGGCAACGCAAAACCCGATCGAACAGGAAGGGACCTATCCGCTGCCGGAAGCACAGCAGGACCGCTTCATGTTCAAGGTGTTCGTGAAGTATCCGACCTTCGACGACGAGTTCGAGATCGCTCGCCGCACGACGGTCAAACAATCGGTCAAGCTGGAACCGGTCCTTACGGCGGAAGAACTGATCGAGCTGCAAAGCCTTGTTCGTGATGTCCCTGCATCGGACCATGTCATTCGATACGCGATCACGCTCGTTCGTCAGACTCGCGTCGGCGAGCCAG
The Blastopirellula marina genome window above contains:
- a CDS encoding AAA family ATPase, which translates into the protein MSESEFAESAIEKISVARTRILDQLGQVIVGQSEVIEELLICLMSRGHCLLEGAPGLAKTLMISTLSKVLELSFSRIQFTPDLMPADITGTEIIEENKTTGNREFRFLQGPLFSHVILADEINRTPPKTQAALLEAMQERTVTVGRVRHELADPFFVLATQNPIEQEGTYPLPEAQQDRFMFKVFVKYPTFDDEFEIARRTTVKQSVKLEPVLTAEELIELQSLVRDVPASDHVIRYAITLVRQTRVGEPGIPDFVPEMLSWGAGPRSVQFLILGGKARALLHGRTHVTTDDIQALAKPVLRHRIVLNYGAESEGVSADDVIDRILKETPAKEDQLTSDARFQKIFAS
- a CDS encoding PQQ-binding-like beta-propeller repeat protein, with translation MAGTPLVTDYLPSMEMQGTLMYRNLQIQPFASTLASVVRSGGGKLLALTLAVGLITSVTPTSLEAAPIPGLTYDLVLTTHAISQFGAEEQNDLESSFFLPIPREDRLRLVRIKEFTEEERWTDAAQELIELLAVEDSEDFLVPLETSDETTSESVKTSTLKMVKSLPSNVLEAYQLLVGGEPEAMLQDALTTDDHRELTNVARRFLFTPSGEKAAIILARKAMDARQWEGALLDLNRLDFKPDNSRRYRNETELMKAICLKEVGQADEAKEILERLKKEQLLDQLLPKSLIAKNNPVQILDQLTQIGSLSEFPPYAWTMFQGSESRTAPSRGSEPLQEIQWNARMAQSRQQQEDIQNSVQRFHDNRVPVFPAIHPVVVANQVIFRTPAGLLATDIHSGKVMWKFPWDTIDLDLSEDESDGVAALFPGLGKAFERAIWSDARSGLISSDGKRLFYVHEESNPSDEIGSILAQGALQPGGMFASQQNHLYCFDIEREGAILWQLGGVSSDPVQEENQLSEARFLGPPLPVGKDLFVLAGIIDEIRLLCLDPETGKINWTQQLARQTAASPGDLLANLLQAATPSHKGGILVCPTNTGAIVAVDLANRTLLWGFQYKEPNRNRPTRRITSNNQGDDFLAMADRWTDGTPIIHQGKVLITPTDSDYLYCIDLLTGEKLWERPRRDNIALATVEDGIALVVGKSSVTGVNIEDGEAAWTPEKSELPEQSLPSGFGFRLDGKYYLPTARNQIVPIDITTGHQDQPIEAVGELGNMVCYQDYVISVSPEYVTAYKQIDALRREVTARLETNPDDAEALRMLGKLQKHDGDLAFALESLQRSLELEDVEETRTQLVATGLAALNEDFVKFRDVVPQMNELASTLDEKISLARLTARGLHGEGKFKEALTHYFEFLDLTDEYLNSQVVPNDLIIRDFAPEIEVTADRWARGMISQLYDAMSPEEKTLANDEVQKRLTTLLEGEGDHTKALTRFVDRFPRFPVTTEARVELASDHLAAGRVMQGEAILRTLLTAEVADDQIAPLIYLEAKGLKQAGLTDESAKWFARLSNDYPNVAVDGSKTGRQVAALQQWDPVASAMVRGKPLWPYAEATASVKEIPNGGFTRVDYPIRLHEQNSQMRTDYSILLDSDANLVIVRDEFGNPVVRIPFTPQSGRKLYQPQIGALHATQIGHLLILSLGSELQAFNMMPRLPSDDSSRLLWNADLQNGLGGTTRRTREFDVYTKKSNPFADMERTARDVTTHKPIGQFVCNEDLICYQVGSRLFCRDPETGVIYWERDGIELGCELVLTGKHIIAIPEDEQSQRGEVGLTVNAMVLSADNGELLDTIELPSSDRVWTIREGVVLAWEKLPTEGPQGLEAFDAVTGKKVWSRSYEADSATKGVLLQRKPSLITLDKTGQLEVINIPDGKVLHENALAQKGEAIQLKAVESDDQYLLAIYRDINPRPHFRSIPYDNSEKLLRGEIYAFNSETNEPQWDNPALVHDNYLLESFQSSGLPVIALVARLHRPDARTPQMNSALEVLLLDKRDGRALYRQEFSELSVTFSLTGNPTDSSIQLKLATREITLNFDPTKAPAPAPPAATEVDFSFPAGDGEEKK